From the Luteolibacter rhizosphaerae genome, one window contains:
- a CDS encoding DUF1501 domain-containing protein, which translates to MSASSLAALMSGGARALASEEKIVHPAAKADCCILLWMAGGMAAPETFDPKAYLPFRKGAPVDKILSTFPAIDTTLDGVKISEGLEEIAKLMDRATLIRSHVQPDLGSILHSRHQYHWHTGYVPPQTVAAPHIGAWMARTLGPRNPVMPAFINIGQRLEGIGESEELKAFTTAGFFGAEFGPFNLPYPDEAARSVRPPEGMDPGRFGNRYKLYRKLVDAHPDRDFMSDYQQESMLRSLENAHRLLGSKEKEAFDLTREPKEVLEAYGQGRFGRGCLLARRLAESGARFIEVTTEYIPFIHWDTHENGHETVAKLKQEIDRPIARLIRDLEERRMLDRTLVIIASEFSRDMMIEGVPGSEAKDQARVKSETLENMTHYGLHRHFTGGSSVVMFGGGTKKGYVHGATADERPLIAVKDPVSITDLHATIFTAMGISPKTVYDVEKRPFYATEDGKGRSVDSMFA; encoded by the coding sequence ATGTCCGCTTCCAGCCTGGCGGCCCTGATGTCGGGCGGTGCGCGCGCCTTGGCGTCGGAAGAGAAGATCGTTCACCCCGCAGCCAAGGCCGACTGCTGCATCCTGCTATGGATGGCGGGAGGAATGGCGGCACCGGAGACCTTCGATCCCAAGGCCTACCTCCCTTTCCGGAAGGGCGCGCCGGTGGATAAGATCCTCAGTACCTTCCCCGCGATCGATACCACGCTGGATGGAGTGAAGATCAGCGAAGGACTGGAGGAGATCGCCAAGCTGATGGACCGGGCCACCCTGATCCGTTCGCATGTCCAACCGGATCTGGGAAGTATCCTGCACTCGCGGCACCAATACCATTGGCATACCGGCTATGTCCCGCCCCAGACCGTGGCCGCGCCGCATATCGGGGCATGGATGGCGCGCACCTTGGGTCCGCGAAATCCGGTGATGCCGGCTTTCATCAATATCGGCCAGCGCCTGGAGGGCATCGGCGAGAGCGAGGAGCTCAAGGCATTCACCACTGCCGGTTTCTTCGGAGCGGAGTTCGGGCCCTTCAATTTGCCTTATCCCGATGAAGCGGCGCGCTCCGTGCGGCCGCCGGAGGGGATGGATCCGGGGCGATTCGGCAATCGCTACAAGCTCTACCGCAAGCTGGTGGATGCCCATCCGGACCGCGACTTCATGAGCGACTACCAGCAGGAGTCCATGCTCCGATCGCTGGAGAATGCGCATCGCCTGCTAGGCTCGAAGGAGAAGGAAGCCTTCGACCTGACCCGCGAGCCGAAGGAAGTGCTGGAAGCATATGGCCAAGGCCGGTTCGGCCGCGGCTGCCTGCTTGCCCGCCGTCTCGCCGAGTCCGGTGCGCGCTTCATCGAGGTGACCACGGAGTACATTCCGTTCATTCACTGGGACACGCATGAGAACGGTCATGAGACGGTCGCCAAGCTCAAGCAGGAGATCGACCGTCCGATCGCGCGACTGATCCGCGATCTCGAAGAACGGCGGATGCTCGACCGCACCCTTGTCATTATCGCGAGCGAGTTCAGCCGCGACATGATGATCGAGGGCGTACCGGGATCCGAAGCGAAGGACCAGGCGCGCGTGAAGTCCGAGACGCTGGAGAACATGACCCACTACGGCCTGCACCGCCATTTCACCGGCGGCTCTTCGGTAGTCATGTTCGGCGGCGGAACGAAGAAGGGTTACGTGCACGGTGCCACCGCCGACGAGCGCCCGCTGATCGCGGTGAAGGATCCCGTCAGCATCACCGATCTTCACGCTACGATCTTTACCGCCATGGGCATCAGCCCGAAGACAGTTTACGATGTCGAGAAGCGTCCCTTCTATGCCACGGAAGATGGCAAGGGGCGCTCCGTCGATTCCATGTTTGCCTAG
- a CDS encoding DUF1549 domain-containing protein, which translates to MATAPLAGAVDFAHQVVPVLREHCGKCHMGDAKKGGFSMNTREALLAGSENGAVLEPGKAGDSLFIEVLESDDKSDRMPPKGARVPEDQIDVLREWIDGGLAWEPGFTFGKDAYEPPLKPRRPELPPVVGGRNHPVDRIIDAYFQQNKITRPGALDDAAFIRRLTLDLTGLLPAPEQVDAFVADKSPGKRDRAITEILSRDTDYAEHWLSFWNDLLRNDYQGTGYIDGGRKQITKWLYQSLVTNKPYDVFARELLAPPNDESRGFIDGIQWRGSVNASQTREVQFSQSISQTFLGLNMKCASCHDSFVDRWKLDEAYGLAAIYSQAPIEIARCDKPTGRMAKPGWIFPELGEVDANAPQPERLKQLANLMTHPDNGRFTRTIVNRLWHRLMGRGIVHPVDAMDTPPWSEDLLDYLAVRFAEDGYDLKKALAVIVSSQAYQAQSITIAQGDDPAVFRGPLPKRMSAEQFVDAVWMLTGTAPDKTVPGIPREVPGGGGELNAKWVWSTPSASSAMPAGDMISLGTEVLLAADPISVRAVFIADNEADIFVNGKLVASEKNPPEGPRARSVDLTNFRSGRNSLIVVVRNGGEGPNPAGFIFEAHALLANGSKTVIATGDSWKWTSSLPDSQGRFSKAPRDWQPAAEAASAGVWDRFVTGLAAGLDGESGSPMVRASLVNSDLLMRALGRPNREQIVSMRPDNITTLEAIDLANGEVLAALLKQGADGLDRKAMPPEKLVDSVYMRALGRRPTAPEKQVLVKDMGVRPSRQAIEDLLWMVLLLPEFQFVR; encoded by the coding sequence ATGGCTACGGCCCCGCTCGCCGGGGCCGTGGACTTCGCCCACCAAGTGGTCCCGGTCCTGCGCGAGCACTGTGGCAAATGCCACATGGGCGATGCGAAGAAGGGCGGCTTCTCGATGAACACCCGCGAGGCTTTGCTCGCGGGATCGGAGAACGGAGCCGTCCTCGAGCCGGGCAAGGCCGGGGACAGCCTCTTCATTGAAGTCCTCGAGTCGGACGACAAGAGCGACCGCATGCCGCCGAAGGGGGCGCGCGTGCCGGAGGATCAGATCGATGTCCTGCGCGAGTGGATCGACGGCGGCTTGGCATGGGAGCCGGGCTTCACCTTCGGGAAAGACGCCTACGAGCCACCGCTCAAGCCCCGCCGCCCGGAACTGCCCCCGGTCGTCGGCGGACGGAATCATCCCGTCGACCGGATCATCGACGCCTATTTCCAGCAGAACAAGATCACCCGCCCCGGAGCTCTGGACGATGCCGCATTCATCCGCCGGTTGACCCTGGACCTCACCGGGCTACTGCCCGCGCCGGAGCAGGTGGATGCCTTCGTGGCGGACAAGTCGCCGGGCAAACGCGACCGCGCGATCACCGAGATCCTTTCACGCGACACGGACTACGCGGAACATTGGCTCAGCTTTTGGAACGATCTTCTGCGGAACGACTATCAGGGAACCGGCTACATCGATGGCGGTCGCAAGCAGATCACCAAGTGGCTCTACCAATCGCTCGTCACCAACAAACCCTACGACGTCTTCGCGAGGGAGCTGCTGGCGCCGCCGAATGACGAGTCGCGCGGATTCATCGACGGGATCCAATGGCGTGGCAGTGTGAATGCGAGCCAAACCCGTGAGGTCCAGTTCTCGCAATCCATCTCCCAGACTTTCCTAGGTCTGAACATGAAGTGCGCTTCCTGCCACGATAGCTTCGTGGACCGCTGGAAGCTGGACGAGGCCTACGGTCTCGCCGCGATCTATTCCCAGGCACCGATCGAGATTGCCCGTTGCGACAAGCCGACCGGACGCATGGCCAAGCCCGGCTGGATCTTCCCGGAACTCGGCGAGGTGGATGCGAATGCTCCGCAGCCCGAGCGGCTGAAGCAGCTCGCCAACCTGATGACGCATCCGGACAACGGTCGCTTCACGCGCACGATCGTGAACCGTCTGTGGCACCGGCTCATGGGGCGCGGCATCGTGCACCCGGTGGATGCCATGGACACGCCGCCGTGGAGCGAGGATCTGCTCGACTATCTGGCCGTGCGTTTCGCCGAAGATGGCTACGATCTCAAGAAGGCCCTCGCGGTCATCGTTTCCTCCCAAGCTTATCAGGCGCAGAGCATCACCATAGCACAAGGCGACGACCCGGCGGTCTTCCGCGGCCCGCTGCCCAAGCGGATGAGTGCCGAGCAATTCGTGGATGCGGTCTGGATGCTGACGGGGACCGCACCTGACAAGACGGTCCCGGGAATCCCGCGTGAAGTTCCGGGCGGGGGAGGGGAACTGAATGCCAAGTGGGTCTGGTCCACGCCGTCAGCTTCCTCCGCGATGCCTGCGGGCGACATGATTTCGCTCGGCACCGAAGTTCTACTGGCGGCGGATCCGATTTCCGTGCGCGCCGTCTTCATCGCCGACAACGAAGCGGACATCTTCGTGAACGGGAAGCTGGTGGCCTCCGAGAAGAATCCGCCGGAGGGACCACGGGCCCGGAGTGTGGATTTGACTAATTTCCGCAGCGGCAGGAACTCCCTGATCGTCGTCGTTCGCAACGGCGGTGAAGGTCCGAATCCCGCTGGCTTCATCTTCGAAGCCCACGCGTTGCTGGCGAATGGCAGCAAGACCGTGATCGCCACGGGCGACTCATGGAAGTGGACTTCCAGCCTGCCTGATTCGCAGGGCCGCTTCAGCAAGGCGCCGCGCGATTGGCAACCGGCTGCCGAGGCTGCCTCGGCAGGAGTGTGGGATCGCTTCGTCACCGGTCTTGCCGCCGGTCTGGATGGCGAAAGCGGAAGTCCGATGGTCCGTGCTTCGCTGGTAAACTCCGATCTCCTGATGCGTGCGCTGGGACGGCCCAACCGCGAGCAGATCGTGAGCATGCGCCCGGACAATATCACCACGCTCGAAGCGATCGACCTCGCCAATGGTGAGGTGCTTGCCGCCCTGCTCAAACAGGGGGCGGACGGTCTGGATCGCAAGGCGATGCCGCCCGAGAAGCTGGTCGATTCCGTTTACATGCGTGCCTTGGGTCGCCGGCCCACGGCTCCGGAGAAGCAGGTGCTGGTGAAGGACATGGGTGTCCGCCCGTCCCGCCAAGCGATCGAAGACCTGCTCTGGATGGTGCTGCTGCTTCCCGAGTTCCAATTTGTCCGCTGA
- a CDS encoding family 16 glycoside hydrolase: MHALVPPIVSSLLLVSGAAVAGAQEWKPLFNGKDLSGWSGDTRLWRVEGDTLVGETDDGARKVGANTFLIWKGGEPADFEIEYKARVTGQNNSGLQYRSKVMDAGQWKVGGYQMDLHPDAKYLGMLYEEQGRGIACESGQKVELAATPQVVGQFQRPATTLSDWNTYKVIAVGDTLQHFVNGKQIAEIHDTDAARAAKKGVIALQLHAGPAMKAEFKDIRIRAAAPGKKTAAAAAKTPEPTVKWIWQSDKPGNDQKAFFRREFELPRDIVSATVTVSCDNWQRTWVNGKDLGWTSEWGVPASHDVAKLIRPGARNVIAVEGRNQDGSAGMALRFSATLKDGRKIFLVSDDKWLTSLEGARGWQEERFTARNWTPAVSVGTMGGPPWGAVMEPEGSDNGGATDMSSEFTLADGFRVERLYKVPGVQGSWVAMTMDDKGRLLCSDQYGKIYRVVPPSGPDESTVVTPTAIPLSGAHGLLWHNGVLYVTVNEGGDSAGVYRVTDTDRDGEPDKAEQLLAVNGRGEHGPHGLVPSPDGKWLYFVAGNFTDLPEMDSSLPAKVWQEDQLLPRRPDAKGHAHDRMAPGGWVARMNLETSKWQLFAMGFRNAYDIGFNWKGDLFAYDSDMEWDLGMPWYRPTRICHVVPGAEFGWRNGSGVWPDYYEDSMSSQIDMGPGSPTGVLSGKGAKFPEKYQKAIYAFDWTYATIHAIHLTPDGAGYKAEREDFVAGSGLPVTDGVIGKDGAMYFLTGGRRTASSLWRVTYDGSESTAPVTFEAKPLELADKAGAWEGMGAPDRLTRYESRLAVEAAGASVIAKELARESDPWRVIQGSLALARTGTSSQRKLILDTLGGLDWAKLDKQQQLNWLRAVGLVFARHGQPSDPERSAVLGKIDSSFPANDAELNRELCRMLGYLQAPGIVGRTLALMDTTGPAPAPDWLAVAKRNTNYGATVERMVSNLPPAQIIHYINCLRVVKGPWPEDERKRYFAWFDRLLEKSGGESYAGFIKDLRNQALATSTSEERAWIEKLSPAVIPHPLANLPPVKGPGREWTINEIEKLANEGLAGRDKENGRKMYQASLCAACHRFGGEGGSAGPDLTAVGGRFSVRDLAEAILEPSKVVSDQYAFDTIIKHDGSQVVGKLIEEKDEHWIVATSPFDFSATMEIERNQIKDIKPSPISPMPAALVNRLNPDELKDLLAYLLGK; encoded by the coding sequence ATGCACGCCCTCGTTCCACCTATCGTCTCTTCTCTCCTCCTCGTTTCCGGCGCGGCCGTAGCCGGTGCGCAGGAGTGGAAACCTCTTTTCAATGGCAAGGATCTCTCCGGTTGGTCAGGTGATACCCGGCTGTGGCGCGTCGAAGGCGACACGCTGGTGGGTGAAACCGATGACGGCGCCCGCAAGGTGGGTGCCAATACTTTCCTGATCTGGAAGGGCGGCGAGCCCGCGGACTTCGAGATCGAGTACAAGGCCCGCGTGACCGGACAGAACAACTCCGGGCTCCAGTACCGCAGCAAGGTGATGGATGCCGGGCAATGGAAGGTCGGCGGCTACCAGATGGATCTCCATCCCGATGCGAAGTACCTCGGCATGCTCTATGAAGAGCAAGGTCGCGGGATCGCGTGCGAGAGCGGGCAGAAGGTCGAGCTCGCCGCGACGCCGCAAGTCGTGGGCCAGTTCCAACGTCCGGCGACCACGCTTTCCGATTGGAACACCTACAAGGTGATCGCGGTGGGTGATACGCTGCAGCACTTCGTCAATGGCAAGCAGATCGCCGAGATTCACGATACCGATGCCGCCCGCGCCGCGAAGAAGGGTGTGATCGCGCTGCAGCTTCACGCCGGACCGGCGATGAAGGCGGAGTTCAAGGACATCCGCATCCGTGCCGCCGCTCCCGGCAAGAAGACGGCCGCTGCCGCCGCGAAGACGCCGGAGCCGACGGTCAAGTGGATCTGGCAAAGCGACAAGCCGGGCAACGACCAGAAGGCCTTTTTCCGCCGTGAGTTTGAACTACCGCGCGACATCGTGTCCGCCACTGTCACGGTGAGCTGCGACAACTGGCAGCGGACCTGGGTGAATGGCAAGGATCTGGGCTGGACCAGCGAATGGGGCGTGCCAGCGAGCCACGATGTGGCCAAGCTGATCCGCCCGGGCGCGAGGAATGTGATCGCGGTGGAAGGCCGCAATCAGGATGGCAGTGCCGGCATGGCCCTGCGTTTCAGCGCCACGCTGAAGGACGGCCGGAAGATCTTCCTGGTGTCCGACGACAAGTGGCTGACGAGCTTGGAAGGTGCGCGCGGCTGGCAGGAGGAGCGCTTCACGGCGCGCAATTGGACACCTGCCGTCAGCGTGGGCACCATGGGTGGTCCGCCCTGGGGTGCGGTGATGGAGCCGGAAGGCAGCGACAACGGTGGAGCAACCGACATGAGCTCGGAGTTCACCTTGGCCGATGGTTTCCGTGTCGAGCGCCTCTACAAGGTTCCCGGCGTGCAAGGTTCATGGGTCGCCATGACCATGGATGACAAAGGCCGCCTGCTATGCTCCGACCAGTATGGAAAGATCTACCGCGTGGTGCCGCCGTCCGGGCCGGACGAGTCCACGGTTGTCACCCCGACCGCAATTCCCTTGAGCGGCGCGCATGGCCTGCTCTGGCACAACGGAGTGCTCTACGTCACGGTGAACGAAGGCGGCGACAGTGCCGGTGTCTATCGCGTCACCGATACCGACCGCGACGGCGAGCCGGACAAGGCCGAGCAGCTTCTGGCCGTAAACGGTCGCGGCGAGCACGGACCGCACGGTCTGGTGCCCTCGCCCGATGGCAAGTGGCTCTACTTCGTCGCCGGTAACTTCACCGATCTTCCCGAGATGGATTCCTCCCTGCCGGCGAAGGTCTGGCAGGAAGACCAACTCCTGCCGCGCCGTCCGGATGCGAAGGGCCACGCGCATGACCGCATGGCCCCCGGCGGCTGGGTTGCCCGGATGAACCTGGAAACTTCGAAGTGGCAGCTCTTCGCCATGGGCTTCCGGAACGCCTACGACATCGGCTTCAACTGGAAGGGCGATCTCTTCGCCTACGATTCGGACATGGAGTGGGACTTGGGCATGCCGTGGTATCGCCCGACCCGGATCTGCCATGTGGTTCCGGGTGCCGAGTTCGGCTGGCGCAACGGCAGCGGTGTCTGGCCCGACTACTATGAAGATAGTATGAGCTCCCAGATCGACATGGGTCCGGGATCTCCGACCGGAGTTCTTTCCGGAAAGGGCGCGAAATTCCCTGAGAAGTATCAGAAGGCCATCTACGCCTTCGACTGGACTTACGCCACCATCCACGCGATCCACCTCACGCCGGACGGTGCTGGCTACAAGGCGGAGCGCGAAGACTTCGTGGCCGGCAGCGGTTTGCCCGTCACGGATGGCGTGATCGGCAAGGATGGCGCGATGTATTTCCTGACCGGCGGCCGCCGCACGGCATCCTCGCTCTGGCGCGTGACCTACGATGGCAGCGAGTCCACCGCTCCCGTGACCTTCGAAGCCAAGCCGCTTGAACTGGCTGACAAGGCCGGGGCTTGGGAAGGCATGGGCGCGCCGGACCGCTTGACCCGCTATGAATCCCGCCTCGCGGTGGAAGCCGCGGGAGCCTCGGTCATCGCCAAGGAACTCGCCCGCGAGAGCGATCCGTGGCGCGTGATCCAAGGATCTCTGGCTCTCGCCCGCACCGGAACCTCCTCACAGCGCAAGCTGATCCTGGATACCTTGGGCGGGCTCGACTGGGCCAAGCTCGACAAGCAGCAGCAACTCAACTGGCTGCGCGCCGTTGGCCTTGTTTTTGCCCGTCACGGTCAGCCCTCCGATCCGGAGCGTTCCGCCGTGCTGGGCAAGATCGATTCGTCCTTCCCGGCGAATGATGCCGAGTTGAACCGCGAGCTGTGCCGGATGCTCGGCTATCTCCAAGCACCGGGCATCGTCGGCCGCACGCTGGCGCTGATGGATACCACCGGTCCCGCCCCGGCTCCGGATTGGCTGGCTGTCGCGAAGCGGAACACCAACTACGGTGCCACCGTGGAGCGCATGGTCTCCAACTTGCCGCCCGCCCAGATCATCCATTACATCAACTGCCTGCGTGTGGTGAAGGGCCCTTGGCCCGAGGACGAGCGGAAGCGCTACTTCGCATGGTTCGACCGTCTGCTCGAGAAGAGCGGTGGTGAAAGCTATGCCGGATTCATCAAGGATCTCCGCAACCAGGCGCTCGCCACCAGCACCTCGGAAGAGCGTGCATGGATCGAGAAGCTGTCTCCGGCGGTGATCCCGCATCCGCTGGCCAATCTGCCACCCGTAAAGGGCCCGGGCCGCGAGTGGACGATCAACGAGATCGAGAAGCTGGCGAACGAAGGCTTGGCCGGTCGTGACAAGGAGAACGGCCGCAAGATGTATCAGGCTTCGCTCTGCGCCGCCTGTCACCGTTTTGGTGGCGAGGGTGGCTCCGCCGGTCCGGACCTCACCGCGGTGGGCGGTCGCTTCAGTGTGCGCGATCTCGCGGAAGCGATCTTGGAACCGAGCAAGGTGGTGTCCGACCAATACGCCTTTGACACGATCATCAAGCACGACGGCTCACAGGTGGTCGGCAAGTTGATCGAGGAAAAGGATGAACACTGGATCGTTGCCACCAGTCCCTTCGACTTCAGCGCCACGATGGAAATCGAGCGCAACCAGATCAAGGACATCAAGCCCTCCCCGATCTCGCCGATGCCGGCGGCGTTGGTGAACCGGCTGAACCCGGATGAATTGAAAGACCTGCTGGCTTACCTGCTGGGTAAGTAA